One part of the Marinobacter sp. MDS2 genome encodes these proteins:
- a CDS encoding ABC transporter ATP-binding protein has protein sequence MIQTENLSLAYGATPVVNNVSLAIPEGAITCLLGPNGSGKSTLLKSFAGLLPARSGRVLLDRQPLNQWDRQRLALRLAMLPQKPIVPDGILVKDLVTLGRFPHRKWWQKNQAEDNRIAHDSMTMTGVDELADRPVEALSGGQQQRVWIAMALAQETSILLLDEPTTFLDWGYQLEVLELLAKLNREHGLTVVMSLHDLNQAAQFADQIAVMAEGELQTMGSPGDVITESLIRRVFRVETKVTVEENGRPFCSGYASAHKGSRSLADEHLNRTASYA, from the coding sequence ATGATACAAACTGAAAATCTATCATTAGCTTATGGCGCGACTCCGGTTGTAAACAATGTGTCGCTGGCGATTCCTGAAGGGGCGATCACCTGCTTATTAGGGCCTAATGGCTCTGGGAAGAGCACCTTACTCAAAAGTTTCGCTGGCTTGTTGCCAGCCCGCTCCGGGCGCGTATTACTGGATAGGCAACCGCTAAATCAATGGGACCGTCAACGGCTGGCATTGCGTCTCGCCATGTTGCCGCAAAAACCCATCGTTCCGGATGGTATTCTGGTGAAAGATCTGGTGACTCTGGGCCGCTTTCCCCATCGCAAATGGTGGCAAAAGAATCAGGCCGAGGATAATCGAATCGCCCATGATTCGATGACGATGACAGGCGTAGACGAACTGGCTGATCGGCCGGTGGAAGCACTCTCGGGGGGCCAACAGCAACGGGTGTGGATCGCTATGGCGTTGGCACAGGAAACCAGTATTTTGTTGCTGGATGAACCCACCACGTTTCTGGATTGGGGGTATCAGCTGGAGGTGTTGGAGCTGTTAGCCAAGCTTAACCGTGAGCACGGGTTAACCGTGGTTATGTCATTGCACGATCTGAACCAGGCAGCACAGTTTGCAGACCAAATTGCAGTGATGGCCGAAGGCGAATTACAAACCATGGGAAGCCCGGGCGACGTGATTACCGAATCATTGATCCGGCGAGTCTTTCGTGTAGAAACCAAGGTCACCGTTGAGGAAAACGGCAGGCCTTTCTGTTCAGGGTATGCTTCTGCGCATAAAGGAAGTAGATCGTTAGCGGATGAACATCTAAATCGCACCGCCTCTTACGCATAA
- a CDS encoding porin family protein yields the protein MTIRKNLLIASIATAGLAMASTASAADMYKSGVGALYAGLNYTFMNLDFDGEDADVGTLSGKVGVMANEYVGFEARAGFGVNDDNIGGVADVEVDNFFGGYATFNMVNESPITPYAVIGFTRAELEVDTAFGSDSDDDSDFSYGAGINFEMAQNVSGNLEYMRYYDDDDVTVDGIGLGVQFNF from the coding sequence ATGACTATTAGAAAAAATTTACTGATTGCATCTATCGCAACTGCCGGTTTGGCTATGGCTAGTACCGCATCAGCTGCAGACATGTATAAGTCTGGAGTTGGGGCTCTCTATGCAGGTCTGAATTATACATTTATGAACCTGGACTTTGATGGCGAAGACGCAGATGTAGGCACGCTATCTGGCAAAGTTGGCGTGATGGCTAACGAATACGTTGGCTTTGAAGCTCGTGCTGGCTTTGGTGTGAATGATGACAATATTGGGGGAGTAGCAGATGTTGAAGTAGATAACTTCTTTGGCGGCTACGCAACCTTCAATATGGTGAATGAAAGCCCCATCACGCCATACGCTGTGATCGGTTTCACCCGTGCGGAACTTGAAGTGGACACTGCTTTCGGCTCAGACTCGGACGACGACTCTGATTTCTCTTACGGCGCCGGCATCAACTTCGAAATGGCGCAGAATGTATCAGGCAACCTCGAATACATGCGTTACTACGATGATGACGACGTGACCGTAGACGGTATTGGCTTAGGCGTTCAGTTTAATTTCTAA
- a CDS encoding TrkH family potassium uptake protein: MFILLSVFMTLPVALLFFTPDGAPNATAFAESAALVFLLGVIGVLSTRHRSRDLKPRYMFVLTVSSWFIISALSAVPFYLSDNGLSLADAFFEGTSGITTTGATVLTGLDDFDKDLLLWRSILQWLGGIGIIGMFVAVLPFLRVGGMRLFATESSEWTDKALPRMKTLSRGLLIVYVVLTTVAVLTYWASGMSLFDAFNHGLTSIATGGFSTSDFSMGKFNDLILAEATLFMVLGSLPFFLFVREMHGQHFALFRDQQVRLFLTILLTVPALLTLYRWWVAEDYFDPLHNYISVLFNVTSVISTSGYASEDYSAWGPLAFVLFFFLMFVGGCSGSTAGGMKIFRFQLSLMVLREQLLRLLHPRAVFTRNYNGRSVSDEIISSMIAYTFMFLLCLLLITVLLASLQLDFITSLSGALTSLTNVGPGLGDIIGPAGTFEPLPDAAKWILAVGMLMGRLEILSVVIVLSPGFWRG; the protein is encoded by the coding sequence ATGTTTATACTTCTTAGTGTATTCATGACGTTACCGGTCGCTTTGCTTTTTTTTACACCCGATGGTGCGCCCAATGCCACGGCATTCGCGGAATCCGCAGCCCTGGTCTTTTTGCTTGGTGTGATCGGCGTGCTAAGCACCCGGCACCGCTCCAGAGACCTCAAGCCGCGCTACATGTTCGTGCTGACCGTCTCCAGCTGGTTTATTATTTCCGCATTATCCGCAGTACCTTTCTATCTGAGCGACAACGGGCTATCCCTTGCGGATGCTTTTTTTGAAGGCACCTCCGGGATAACCACCACCGGTGCAACAGTATTAACCGGGCTCGACGATTTCGATAAAGATCTGCTGCTTTGGCGTTCGATTCTTCAGTGGCTGGGCGGCATTGGTATCATCGGCATGTTCGTTGCCGTGCTGCCATTCCTGCGTGTCGGCGGTATGCGCCTGTTCGCGACGGAATCCTCTGAGTGGACAGACAAAGCGCTTCCCCGCATGAAAACCCTGAGCCGGGGCCTGCTGATTGTCTATGTGGTACTCACCACCGTTGCGGTGCTCACCTACTGGGCATCGGGCATGTCGTTGTTCGATGCGTTTAACCACGGTTTAACGAGTATCGCGACCGGCGGGTTTTCAACGTCTGATTTCTCGATGGGCAAGTTCAACGATCTGATTCTGGCAGAAGCCACTTTGTTCATGGTCCTTGGCAGCCTGCCATTCTTCCTGTTTGTTCGGGAAATGCATGGCCAGCACTTTGCCCTGTTCCGGGATCAGCAAGTTCGGCTCTTCCTGACAATCTTGCTTACGGTTCCCGCGCTTTTAACACTTTACCGCTGGTGGGTGGCGGAGGATTATTTTGACCCGCTGCACAACTACATTTCAGTGCTGTTTAACGTAACGTCGGTGATCAGTACGTCCGGTTATGCCTCCGAAGACTATTCCGCTTGGGGGCCCTTGGCGTTTGTATTGTTTTTCTTCCTGATGTTTGTAGGCGGGTGTTCAGGGTCAACCGCAGGTGGCATGAAGATCTTCCGATTCCAGCTGTCATTGATGGTTCTACGTGAGCAGTTGTTGAGGCTCTTACACCCTCGCGCGGTGTTCACCCGAAACTACAACGGCAGATCGGTCAGTGACGAAATCATCTCATCGATGATTGCCTACACCTTTATGTTCTTGCTCTGCTTGCTGCTGATCACCGTGCTGCTGGCTTCCTTGCAATTGGACTTCATCACGTCGTTGTCCGGTGCTTTGACATCGCTGACCAACGTTGGCCCGGGCCTCGGCGACATCATCGGCCCAGCCGGAACGTTCGAACCGCTGCCAGACGCAGCAAAATGGATTCTGGCGGTGGGTATGTTGATGGGGCGGCTGGAAATTCTAAGCGTGGTGATCGTGCTGTCACCGGGGTTCTGGCGCGGCTGA
- a CDS encoding 1-acyl-sn-glycerol-3-phosphate acyltransferase: MQEFDSIRPYSDEETAPTIQRLVNDSEFLNMIGRFRSPRLAAWAPAPLRFYIRHWLLKRFGHIKSVDDLQTSLSGYVGELVESTTLKVTHSGLENLSKTNAHLFISNHRDIVFDPMIVNYLLFQNGFQTTRIAIGDNLLSNRVFAEMMKLNKSFLVRRNITSPREMRDAYLTLSGFINHSIDTNHSVWIAQREGRAKDGIDATDPAIIKMFYMSKKKSGLGFDEALSRLHIVPVSISYEYDPCDVDKARELEIRERTGDYQKAEGEDSEQIMKGLTGPKGHVHVHFGAPISKAPNTPKELAAHIDHEMHANYHLHASNLAAYEMRNLQVETPETANRLGIDAISAGAYSNEEREEAKAEISKRLNACDTAGRKYLLDMYANPVVNALAARRHTESMETESD; encoded by the coding sequence ATGCAGGAATTTGACTCAATTCGACCTTACTCGGACGAAGAAACTGCTCCCACTATCCAGCGCCTGGTTAATGATTCTGAATTCCTGAATATGATCGGCCGTTTCAGGTCGCCGCGTTTGGCCGCTTGGGCACCGGCGCCTTTGCGGTTCTATATTCGCCACTGGTTATTGAAACGCTTCGGGCATATCAAGTCGGTCGATGACCTGCAAACGAGTTTGTCGGGGTATGTCGGAGAGTTGGTTGAAAGCACTACGCTGAAAGTCACTCACAGTGGCCTCGAGAACCTCAGCAAAACCAATGCTCATCTTTTTATCTCGAACCATCGAGACATTGTGTTTGATCCGATGATCGTTAATTATCTGTTGTTCCAGAACGGGTTCCAGACTACCCGGATTGCTATCGGGGACAACCTGTTGTCCAACCGTGTGTTTGCCGAAATGATGAAGCTGAACAAGAGCTTTCTGGTGCGCCGGAACATCACCAGCCCCCGGGAGATGCGCGATGCGTATTTAACCCTTTCCGGGTTTATCAATCACAGTATCGACACCAATCACAGTGTGTGGATTGCTCAGCGTGAGGGCCGCGCGAAAGACGGGATTGACGCCACAGACCCGGCCATCATCAAGATGTTCTATATGAGCAAGAAAAAGTCCGGCTTGGGTTTTGACGAGGCGCTTAGTCGTTTGCATATCGTGCCGGTGTCTATTTCTTACGAATACGACCCGTGTGATGTTGATAAAGCCAGAGAGTTAGAGATTCGTGAACGCACTGGCGATTACCAGAAGGCTGAGGGAGAAGATTCCGAGCAAATCATGAAAGGGCTAACCGGGCCCAAAGGGCACGTACACGTGCACTTCGGGGCACCCATATCCAAAGCGCCGAACACTCCTAAAGAGCTTGCCGCGCACATTGATCACGAAATGCACGCAAATTACCATCTCCATGCATCCAACCTGGCAGCGTATGAAATGCGTAACTTGCAGGTTGAGACACCGGAAACGGCCAATCGCTTAGGTATTGACGCCATTTCAGCGGGCGCTTATTCGAACGAAGAGCGAGAAGAGGCCAAGGCTGAAATTTCCAAGCGCCTGAATGCCTGCGATACAGCTGGCCGTAAGTATTTGCTGGATATGTATGCCAATCCGGTGGTTAACGCTTTGGCTGCGCGCCGGCATACAGAAAGTATGGAAACAGAATCTGATTAA